A DNA window from Trichomycterus rosablanca isolate fTriRos1 chromosome 11, fTriRos1.hap1, whole genome shotgun sequence contains the following coding sequences:
- the aagab gene encoding alpha- and gamma-adaptin-binding protein p34: MSADKEDETTTLPCVIITSCDSGFKEQDLVRQILGMSSLPKPTKKEDNVIWYPWTINNKYYTADVSLCVVPSPFNMNLEVAQSAQAFIVYFDSKTKDGLNAVTPWLALLEEITLEVLILVCDHVCENGVSRHEAQQWCLAHAFELVELNPQELPDEDDDFPESTGVNRIVQALNANVWSSVEMKDEHNQGFGLMSSLVAAHHNNPRPTAETQGLSACTEGNTEAPKTESSQNSTEGVNSVVDPMTDLDIQELANLTAGDADVDNFERLFTKLKEMKDKASSMPREQRKVHAEKVAKAFWMAIGGDQDEIDGLSSGEES; encoded by the exons ATGTCTGCTGATAAAGAAGATGAAACTACGACTCTACCTTGTGTTATAATTACAAGCTGTGATTCGGGGTTCAAGGAGCAGGACTTAGTCAGGC AAATCCTGGGCATGTCGTCATTACCCAAACCCACAAAAAAGGAGGACAATGTGATTTGGTATCCATGGACAATAAACAACAAATATTACACTGCCGATGTCAGTCTTTGTGTTGTGCCAAGCCCATTTAATATGAATTTAGAGGTGGCTCAGTCTGCACAGGCTTTCATCGTCTACTTCGATAGCAAAACG AAAGACGGTCTAAATGCGGTCACTCCATGGTTAGCACTCCTGGAAGAAATTACTCTGGAAGTTCTCATCTTAGTGTGTGACCATGTATGTGAAAACG GTGTAAGCAGACATGAAGCTCAGCAGTGGTGCCTCGCTCACGCATTTGAACTGGTGGAGCTCAACCCTCAGGAACTGCCTGATGAGGATG ATGACTTCCCAGAATCCACTGGAGTAAATAGAATTGTTCAGGCTCTGAACGCCAATGTCTGgtccagtgtagagatgaaagATG AACATAATCAGGGATTTGGCCTGATGAGCAGTTTGGTCGCAGCACATCATAATAATCCACGACCAACAGCAGAGACACAG GGCTTATCTGCCTGTACAGAAGGAAACACAGAAGCACCGAAGACTGAAAGCAGTCAGAACAGCACAGAGGGGGTGAACTCGGTAGTAG ACCCAATGACTGACTTGGACATTCAGGAGCTGGCCAATCTCACAGCTGGGGATGCGGATGTGGACAATTTTGAGCGTCTCTTTACTAAACTTAAAGAAATGAAAG ATAAGGCCTCTTCAATGCCTCGTGAACAAAGGAAGGTGCATGCAGAAAAG GTTGCCAAAGCATTCTGGATGGCGATCGGCGGCGACCAGGACGAGATCGACGGCTTGTCTTCGGGAGAAGAGAGCTAA